In Numidum massiliense, a single genomic region encodes these proteins:
- a CDS encoding holin, whose product MEAMLVLVTVISPITVAFVEVLKRSFGVPTRLLPLISLAAGVVLGLAFYPFTSASADLRAWAGALAGLAATGLFEVAFQKREG is encoded by the coding sequence ATGGAAGCTATGTTAGTTTTGGTCACGGTTATCTCTCCGATCACCGTCGCGTTCGTAGAGGTGCTAAAGCGTTCGTTTGGTGTACCGACCCGCCTACTGCCCCTCATAAGCCTTGCCGCGGGAGTTGTGCTCGGTCTTGCGTTTTACCCGTTCACAAGCGCAAGTGCCGACCTACGTGCATGGGCTGGCGCGCTCGCAGGATTGGCCGCTACCGGACTTTTCGAGGTAGCCTTTCAGAAACGTGAAGGTTAA
- the tig gene encoding trigger factor: protein MNVQWEKTEKNTGVLTIEVEEEKVREALDVAFKKVRTQVNVPGFRKGKVPRPVFEARFGVEALYQDALDYLLPLSYPQAVEEARIEPVDQPEIDVEQFEKGKPFIFKATVTVKPEVELGQYKDLEIEAQDFSVKEEDIEAELNQMRERAAALETIEGEAADGDFVKIDFKGFVDGEAFEGGEASDYNLQIGSGQFIPGFEEQLIGAKAGDEKDVNVTFPEEYHQESLAGKDALFKVTVHEVTRKNLPELDDEFAKDVSEFDTLAELKADIEKKVQERKEKEEEDYKRNAVIDKAVENATVDIPEVMVEHEIDHALRHFEQQLAMQGMNLDMYKQMLGSEDDALREQFKADAEKRVKSDLVLAAIAKAENVEVSEEEIEKEIEKRAELYNRGADEIRQLFPPESLKGDLQIQKVIELLVSNSQNAA, encoded by the coding sequence ATGAACGTCCAATGGGAAAAAACGGAGAAAAACACAGGGGTTTTAACGATTGAAGTCGAAGAGGAAAAAGTTCGCGAGGCGTTAGACGTCGCCTTTAAAAAAGTGCGGACTCAAGTGAACGTTCCCGGGTTCCGCAAAGGGAAAGTACCGCGCCCGGTATTTGAGGCGCGTTTCGGCGTTGAAGCGTTGTACCAAGATGCGTTAGATTACTTATTGCCGCTGAGCTACCCCCAAGCGGTAGAAGAAGCTCGCATCGAGCCAGTCGACCAGCCGGAAATCGACGTCGAGCAGTTCGAGAAAGGCAAGCCGTTTATTTTTAAAGCGACGGTAACGGTCAAACCGGAAGTGGAACTCGGGCAATATAAGGACTTGGAAATCGAAGCGCAGGACTTCTCCGTGAAGGAAGAAGATATCGAAGCTGAGTTGAATCAAATGCGCGAGCGCGCCGCGGCGTTGGAAACGATTGAAGGGGAGGCGGCCGACGGAGATTTTGTCAAAATCGACTTTAAAGGATTTGTCGATGGCGAAGCGTTCGAAGGCGGTGAGGCGAGTGACTACAACTTGCAAATCGGCTCTGGCCAGTTCATCCCCGGTTTCGAGGAGCAGCTGATCGGCGCGAAAGCCGGCGATGAAAAAGACGTGAATGTCACTTTTCCGGAGGAGTATCACCAAGAGTCGCTGGCGGGCAAGGATGCGCTGTTTAAAGTGACCGTACACGAAGTAACGCGGAAAAACTTGCCGGAACTCGACGACGAGTTCGCCAAAGATGTGAGCGAGTTTGACACGTTAGCGGAATTGAAAGCAGACATCGAGAAAAAAGTGCAGGAGAGAAAAGAAAAAGAGGAAGAAGACTACAAGCGTAACGCCGTCATTGACAAAGCGGTGGAAAACGCGACCGTCGATATCCCCGAAGTGATGGTCGAGCACGAAATCGACCATGCGCTTCGCCACTTCGAACAACAATTGGCGATGCAAGGGATGAACCTCGACATGTACAAGCAAATGCTCGGGTCGGAAGACGATGCGCTGCGCGAGCAATTTAAAGCGGACGCCGAAAAACGGGTAAAGAGCGACCTCGTGCTCGCCGCGATCGCGAAAGCGGAAAACGTCGAGGTAAGCGAGGAAGAGATCGAGAAGGAAATCGAGAAGCGCGCCGAGCTGTATAATCGTGGCGCCGACGAAATCCGCCAGTTGTTTCCCCCGGAATCGCTAAAAGGCGATCTGCAAATTCAAAAAGTGATTGAACTACTTGTATCGAACAGCCAAAATGCGGCATAA